The genomic DNA TATATTGAGATTGCAGACAAAGTCATATATTTAATTGATTTACTGGAGACTGAACGAAAACGCTTGTCAAACGAGATACGGGAGTACGAGGTATAGTTCATGAGCTTACAACGATGTAGCAAGTTACGATGATGTGAGCGTTTGAAACAGTCTTGTATTTTAACATTCTCTGATTATGCGACTAAGGGGAGGTCCATATGGATATTTTAAAGAAAATTGAAAAGTATAGAGAAGAAGAAAATAAATTAAAGTGGGAAGGTACGTTTGCTGAGTATTTGCAAATTTTAAAACAAAAGCCTTGGGTTGCACAGTCAGCTCATTCAGGGGTATATAATATGATTAAGGACGCTGGAATAAAGGAGAAAAACGGACATAAAGAATATCAATTTTTTAGTAGTCAGCTGTTTGGTTTGGAGGATGCTTTAGAACGTCTCGTTGAGGAATATTTTCATCCAGCAGCGAAGCGTTTAGATGTTCGAAAAAGAATTTTGTTATTGATGGGACCTGTAAGTGGAGGTAAATCAACGCTTGTCACAATGTTAAAGCGAGGCTTAGAAGCGTATTCTCATACGGATAGGGGTGCGATTTATGCGATAAAAGGCTGCCCGATGCATGAAGACCCATTACACCTTATCCCTCATCACTTACGAGATGACTTTTATGAACAATATGGCATTCGCATCGAAGGAAACTTATCCCCATTAAATATGATGAGATTGGAAAAAGAATATAACGGTTGTATTGAAGATGTTTTAGTGGAGAGGATTTTCTTTTCTGAAGATAAAAGGGTTGGGATTGGAACGTTTAGTCCATCCGATCCGAAGTCACAAGACATCGCTGATTTGACAGGAAGCATTGATTTTTCAACAATTGCTGAATATGGCTCAGAATCAGATCCGCGTGCTTATCGCTTCGATGGTGAACTTAATAAAGCAAACCGCGGGATGATGGAATTTCAAGAAATGCTTAAATGTGATGAGAAATTTTTATGGCATTTATTATCCTTAACTCAGGAAGGTAATTTTAAAGCGGGAAGATTTGCGTTAATTTCCGCAGATGAACTAATCGTCGCTCATACAAATGAAACGGAATATCGCTCCTTTATCGCAAATAAGAAAAATGAAGCACTTCATTCACGAATTATTGTCATGCCGATTCCTTACAATTTAAAAGTATCTGAAGAAGAAAAAATATATGAAAAGATGATTGCGGAAAGTGACGTTGCTAATGTTCATATTGCTCCACATACGTTAAAAGTTGCAGCGATGTTTACGATTTTAACACGATTAAAGGAACCGAAAAAAGGCGATATCGATATAATTAAGAAAATGCGTTTATATGATGGGAAAAGTGTAGAAGGTTATAATTCGGCTGATATTGAAGAATTAAAGAAAGAATTTCAAGATGAAGGAATGAGCGGTATTGATCCTCGTTATGTCATTAATCGAATTTCCTCAACAATCATCCGTAAAGAAATGGAGTCAATCAATGCGCTTGATGTGCTTCGCTCGCTTAAAGAAGGACTAGATCAGCATCCGTCAATAACAAATGAGTTGCGTGAACGGTATTTAATTTTCATTTCTTTAGCGCGAAAAGAATACGATAATATTGCTAAAAAAGAAGTTCAGAAGGCATTTGTTTATTCATACGAGGAATCGGCTAAAACTTTAATGGATAATTATTTAGATAACGTTGAAGCATTTTGTAATAAAACAAAGCTCCATGATCCATTAACTGGAGAAGAAATTAATCCAGATGAAAAATTAATGCGATCTATAGAAGAACAAATTGGGATTTCAGAAAATGCAAAAAGAGCATTTAGAGAAGAAATTTTAATTCGCATTTCAGCGTTTGCAAGGAAAGGAAAACGCTTTGACTATAATTCTCATGATCGACTCCGTGAGGCAATTCAGAAAAAGCTCTTTGCTGATTTAAAGGATGTTGTTAAAATTACAACGTCAACGAAAACACCTGACGAACAACAACTGAAAAAAGTAAATGAAGTGGTAGCCCGGCTTATTGATGAGTATGGCTACAATTCAACATCGGCAAATGATCTTCTCCGTTATGTCGGCAGTTTATTAAACCGTTAACAACAAACAAGAAAAAACCCGTACTGAAAAAATAAGTACGGGTTTTAGACAGTTGACAACCGCTTGCATTATTCATTTCTAGCTTACGACTGATTGTTCGATCTGCTCTATCTTCGTACTCGGACTTAGACTACTAGCATTGTTGCAGCTCGTATTTACTGTAGACCAGTCTAGCTTCGCCAAGAGCTTAAAATGTTTAAAAAATAGGGTTATATATACGATCCTAATAGTATAAGTATTAAAAGCTTATTATCAAATTTATGAACACATTCATGAATGGAGGGGGTCATGTGTCCCGATTATTACAAACCATCACTGACCGTGTTTCGACTAGGAAAGGGAAGTGGATTACGCTTGCAATTTGGGTGATAGTTTCACTATTACTAACAATCTTTGCCCCAAGTGCAAAAGATTATGAAGTGTCAAGAATTGACGCTTTACCAGATGATGCACAGTCAGTAATTGCAGAAAAAAAACGTGATCATTATTTTAAAGGAAGCGATGGAATTCCGGCAATTTTAATCTTTCAATCACCTAATGAAATAAAGTTAACAGAACTAACTAAGCTTTTACATAAGCTTGAAAAAGAAAACGTTTTTGGTGTAAAGGAGATTATTCCTATCGCGAGCCTGCCGCCCCAAGCTGCTGCTAGTTTCTTTGCTGACGATCGAACGATCGCTTTAATTCCATTAACGTTTGAATCTTCCTTAGAAACAAAAGAAGTTAAACAATCACTTGAACAAATATATCAATTAGTCGAAAAAAATTCAGACTTCACATTGTATGTAACAGGACCTGCTGGGATTGCAAAAGATT from Bacillus aquiflavi includes the following:
- a CDS encoding PrkA family serine protein kinase, producing the protein MDILKKIEKYREEENKLKWEGTFAEYLQILKQKPWVAQSAHSGVYNMIKDAGIKEKNGHKEYQFFSSQLFGLEDALERLVEEYFHPAAKRLDVRKRILLLMGPVSGGKSTLVTMLKRGLEAYSHTDRGAIYAIKGCPMHEDPLHLIPHHLRDDFYEQYGIRIEGNLSPLNMMRLEKEYNGCIEDVLVERIFFSEDKRVGIGTFSPSDPKSQDIADLTGSIDFSTIAEYGSESDPRAYRFDGELNKANRGMMEFQEMLKCDEKFLWHLLSLTQEGNFKAGRFALISADELIVAHTNETEYRSFIANKKNEALHSRIIVMPIPYNLKVSEEEKIYEKMIAESDVANVHIAPHTLKVAAMFTILTRLKEPKKGDIDIIKKMRLYDGKSVEGYNSADIEELKKEFQDEGMSGIDPRYVINRISSTIIRKEMESINALDVLRSLKEGLDQHPSITNELRERYLIFISLARKEYDNIAKKEVQKAFVYSYEESAKTLMDNYLDNVEAFCNKTKLHDPLTGEEINPDEKLMRSIEEQIGISENAKRAFREEILIRISAFARKGKRFDYNSHDRLREAIQKKLFADLKDVVKITTSTKTPDEQQLKKVNEVVARLIDEYGYNSTSANDLLRYVGSLLNR